The genomic DNA CTGGCCCATGCGCCAGCCTCAAGGGCAGGCGGCCCGGAACGCTATCCGGTGCGCCCGATCAAGCTGATCGTCCCATGGCCGGCGGGCGGCGCCACTGATATCTCGATGCGCGTGCTGGCGGAACTGGCCGGGCGTGAGCTCGGGCAGCCCATCGTGGTGGAGAACAAGCCCGGCGCCGGCGGCACGCTGGTGGGCGGCGCGCTCGCCGCCGCGCGGCCGGATGGTTACACCATCGGCCAGTTGCCGCTGACGGTCTATCGCTTTGCGCACCAGCAGAAGACATCGTGGCAGCCTCTGCGCGACATCCAGCCGGTGCTGATGATCTCCGGCTATACCTTCGGCATCGTGGTGCCAGCCGACAGCCAGTTCCACACGCTGGATGACCTGATCGCCTGGGGCCGCGCGCATCCCGGCGCGCTGACGGTGGGCTCCACCGGCATCGGCACCACCGCCCACTTCGCGATGGAAGATGTGCTCGGGCGCAGCGGCGTGCGCTACGTGCACGTGCCTTATCGCGGCACCGCGGACCAGATGCTGGCGGTGGCCAACGGCTCGCTGATGGCGGGCGTGAATTCGACCGGCTTCGCGCCTTTCGTGGACAGCGGCAGGATGCGCCTGCTGGCGGTGTTCAGCGCACAGCGTTCTGCGCGCTGGCCGGACGTGCCCACGGTGAGCGAACTGGGCTTCGATCATGCGATCCATAACTCGCCCTATGGCATCGGCGTGCCGCGCGGCACCGACCCCCTGATCGTCAGCCGCCTGCACGATGCGTTGCGCATCGCCATGCAGCAGCCCCGGCACGTAGCCGAGCTGGCCAGGTACGACCAGGAACTGACCTACTTGAACACCGCCGGGTACGAGACCTACCTGCAACGCGCCTGGGAGGCGGAGCGGCGCTTCGCCGAGCGGGTGGGCACGGTGCAGCCGAAGGAGCACCTGTGATGGCCGCCGGATCCCCGCTGGCGCTGCGCTGCGAGGCCGTGCGCAAACGCTTTGGCAGCCAGCATGCGCTGGACGGCGTCTCGCTCGACGTGCGGCGCGGCGAGTTCGTCGCGCTGCTGGGGCCTAACGGCGCGGGCAAGACCACGCTGTTCCAGATCCTCAGCGGCCTGTTCGTGGCCGACGCGGGGCGGGTCACGGTCATGGGGGTGGAGATGCAGCACCACCCGGTGCGTGCGCTGGCACGGCTCGGCATCGTGTTCCAGCAGCCGGCAATTGACCTGGACCTGTCGGTCTTGTCCAACCTGCATTTCCATGCCGGCCTGCACGGGCTGCCGCGCCGCGTTGCCGCGCCGCGCATCGCCCGGCTGCTGGACGACTTCGGCCTGGCAGAGCGGGCCGGCGCACCAGTGCGCGAGCTCTCCGGCGGCAACCGGCGCAAGGTGGAACTGGCGCGCGCGCTGCTGCACGAGCCCGCCGTGTTGCTGATGGACGAGCCCACCGTCGGGCTCGATCCCGCCTCGCGCGCGCAGATCGTTGCCGATGCGCGCCGGCTTGCCGTGCAGGCGCAGGCCGGCGTGCTGTGGGCCACGCACCTGGTGCAGGAGGTCGAGCAGGCGGACCGCGTGATTGTGCTGCATCGCGGCGCGGTGCGATTCGACGGCACGCCGGGCGCGTTGCGTGGCGCCGCCGAGTGCGACAGCCTGGAGCAGGCCTTCCTGGCCCTGACCACCTTCCCCGCGGTGCCGACCCGTGCCACCGAGCGCGTCCCCGCATGAACAAGCCGCCAACCCTGGGCTGGATCGCCTGCGCCACCTTGGCCGCCATGCTACTGCTGATTGCCGCCGGCGTGGCCGGTGCCGCCGACAGCCGCAACGCCACCGGGCAAGTCTTCGTCTCCAGCGAAAAGGACGATGCCGTGGCCGCCTACAGCGCCACCAGCAGGCAACTGATCGCCGTCTGGCGCCAATGCAAGCGCCCGCGCCACCTGCAGTTGTCGCCGGACCGGCGGCGCTTGTACGTGGCCTGCAGCGACGACAACCGTGTGGACGTGGTCGACGTGGCCAGCCGCAAGACCGTGGCCTCGCTGCCGGTCGGCGACGATCCGGAATTGTTCGACCTCAGCCCGGACGGCCGCACGCTGTACGTCTCCAACGAGGAAGACGGACTGCTGTCGGCTTATGACATCGCGTCCGGCAAGAGGGTGTTCGCGATCAAGGTGGGTGAGGAGCCTGAGGGCGTGAAAGCCAGCCCGGACGGAAAGCGGGTGTACGTGGCCTCGGAAGTGGCCAACCTGGTCCATGTGATCGACGTGGCGTCGCGCAAGCTGGTCAGGAATATCCAGGTCGGCAACCGGCCGCGCCGCCTGCTGCTGGTCATGGACGGCAAGGAGTTGTGGGTGACCAATGAACTGGCCGCCAGCGTCAGCGTGATCCGCACCGATACGCTGGAAGTGGTGCGGACCATCGCCTTCGCGCCCAAGGGCTTGCGCGCCGAGGACGTGACGCCGGTCGGATTGACCGCCAGCGGCGACGGCAAGCGCGCCTATATCGGGCTGGGCCGCGCCAACCACGTGGCCGTGGTCGATGTGGCTTCGTACCGGGTGCTGGACTACGTACTGGTGGGCCGCCGCGCCTGGGGCCTGGCGCTGACGCGCGACAACGCCTTGCTCTATGTCGCCAACGGGCTGTCGGACGACGTCAGCGTGGTGGACACCGCAAGCAACAAGGCCGTAGCCACGCTCAAGGCGGGCAGGGTGCCGCATTCGGTGGCGATCGATGATTAGTCCGCTGACCAGACTGCGCTGGCTGGCCGTGTTCGCCTTGCTGGCGAGCGCCGCACGGGCTGCCGACGTACGGGTGGCCGTAGTCTCCATGGCCGCAGACGCGCGCTATGAACCCCGGCGGATGGAGCAGCGCTATCCCGGCCAGCCACAAGGCCGTCCGCTGGAGGGCGCGCGCGTGGCCGTGGCGGAATCGCGCTTTGCGCATCGAGCCGCCGGGCAGGTCCTGCGGCTCGATGCGCAGGAGGCCAATGGCGAAGCCGAGGTGGCGCCCCTGGTGGCCGCCCTGGCGCGTCAGGGAACGCGCTTTATCCTGCTCGACCTGCCGGCTCCGGCGGTCAGGCTCGCAGCCCGTGCCGTCAAGCCCGGCGAAGCGCTGCTGTTCAACGTTTCCGCCGACGACGACGAACTGCGCGGCGCCGGCTGCGCGCCGCATCTGCTCCATACGCTGCCTAGCCGGCGCATGCAGGCGGACGCGCTGATGCAATACCTGGCGCTGCGCAAGTGGCGCCGCGCCCTGCTGCTGAGCGGCCCGTCGCCAGCGGACGCCGAACAGCGCGCGGCGCTCACGCAGGCTGCCCGCCGCTTCGGCATTGCATGGTCGGCGCAGCGCGCGTTCAAGCTGTCGAACGATCCGCGCGAGCGGGAGCAGGGCAACCTCAACCTGCTGACCACCGGCGTGGACTATGACGTGGTGGTAGTGGCCGACGCCGACGGCGAGTTCGCGCGCAGCGTGCCCTATGCGGCCCAGTTGCCGCGCCCAGTGGTGGGCGCCAGCGGGCTGACCGCCCAGGCCTGGCATTGGGCGTGGGAGCGCAACGGCGGCCCGCAGCTCAACCGGCGTTTTATCAAGGCAGCAGGCCGTCCCATGACCGGCTACGACTGGGCCGCGTGGGTGGCGGTGAAGGCGATTGCCGAAAGTGTGGCGCGGCAGCCCAAGGCCGGCTTTGCCGGCCAGGCCGAGGCTTTGGTCTCCGAGGCGGTGGTGGTGGACGGCTTCAAGGGGCCGCCGCTCTCCTTCCGGCGCTGGGACCGCCAGTTGCGCCAGCCGGTCCTGCTGGCGCATCCCGACGGGGTGATCGGCGTGGCGCCCGTGGAGGGCGTGCTGCATCCCAGGAATCATCTCGATACGCTGGGCGCAGACGCTGCCGACACCGCGTGCCGGCCCGGCAAATAAGGGAGCGAGACCCAGACCATGACTACCACCCTGATCCACGCCTGGCGCGCCTTGCGCGCGGTGGCCGGGCGCGAACTGCACAAGTTCTTCCGGCAGCCCGGGAGGCTGTTCTCGTCGCTGGTGCGGCCGCTGCTGTGGCTGCTGGTGTTCGCGGCGGGCTTCCAGAACGCGCTTGGCGTTGCCATCGTGCCGCCCTACGACACTTATGTCGAATACAAGGTCTACGTGACACCCGGCCTGCTCGGCATGATCGCGCTGTTCAACGGCATGCAGTCCTCGTTGGCCATGGTGTACGACCGCGAGATGGGCGTGATGCGCCTGCTGCTGACTGCGCCGCTGCCCAGGGCCTGGCTGCTTGCCTGCAAACTGGCCGCCGGCACGTTGCTTTCGGTGTTGCAGATGCTGGCCTTCCTGCTTGTCGCCATGGCCTTCGACGTGACGTTCGCGCCCGCCTTTCTCCCCGGCGCGCTGGCGGTCATGGTGCTAGCCGCCCTGATGCTGGGTGCGCTGGGTTTGCTGCTATCGGTGCATGTGCGGCAACTGGAGAACTTCGCCGGCACCATGAACTTCGTGATCTTCCCGATGTTCTTCATCAGTTCGGCGCTGTATCCGCTCTGGAAGCTGGAGGAGTCCGGCGCCACGGTGGTCTACCAGCTCGCGCGCTTCAATCCCTTTACCCACGCCGTGGAATCGACCCGCTTCGCCTTGTACGGGCAGATCGCGCCGGTTAGCCTTGCGGTGATGGCCGGCTGTGCGGCAGTGTTCTTCGCACTGGCGCTGCTTGGCTACGATCCCCAACGCGGCATGGTGCGTCGCGCGCGCCAGGCCGGGGGCTGACATGAGGCGTGCCGCTGCGTGGCCGATGGCGGCTGGCCTCGCATTCGCCGTGGCGGGCGCGTGGGCGTCGGATAGCCGCGATCCCTTCCAGTCGCCCCAATGGACACTGATTCACAGGGAAGTCCTGCAACTGGCCCCGGTCGTGTTCGACACCCGCGTCAAGGTGACCGGGCCGGCCTTTGCGGAGGACCCGATGCGCGTGCCGGTCGCCTTCGACGCCTCGGCGCTGGGAGAGGTGGATCGCGTCGTGGTGGCGGTGGACCGCAACCCGATCCGCACGGTGCTGGAGTTCGAGCCGCTGAAGGTGCGCCCCTCGCTGTCGTTCCGTTTCAAGCTGGAGCAGGCGTCGCCTGTGCGGGTCGCGGCCCGCACGCGGGACGGCATATGGCATGTCGGCGGGGTGATGGTGGATGCCAGCGGCGGCGGCTGCACGGTGCCCGGCGTCACCCGCCGCGACGGTTCGTGGAGCACCACGCTGAACCGGGTCGAATCGCGCGTGTTTCCCGGCTTCGGCGGCAGTGGAGGCCGGGTGCGGCTGCGTGTGATGCACCCGATGGACACCGGTCTCGTGGCTGGCATCCCGGCGTTCCATATCGAGTCGCTGACCATCTCCGACGCCGCCCGGCAGCCAATGTTGCGGCTGGCGCTGCATGAGCCGGTGGCGGAGAACCCGATCTTCTCCTTTGACCTGCGCGAGGTCATGGAGCGCGGCATGATGGTATCCGGCCGGGACAACAACGGTAACCGCTTCGCTGCACAGGTGACACCATGAGACGAGCGCTGGGGATCCTGCTGTTGCTGGCGGCTCAGGCGGCGGGTGCGCAGGTTGGGGACTACCGCCTCGCGCCCCGGCAGATCGCCGCCGACGTGTGGCTGCTGGAAGGCGCCAACGCGGATTTTTCACCGGACAACGGCTGCAACATCATCAATACCGCCTTTGTCGATACCGGCGACGGCGTGGTGGTGATCAACACCGGGCCGTCGCGCTTGTACGGCGAGCAACAACGCCGTGCCATCGCCTCAGTCACGGCAGCGCCGGTGCGGCTGGTCCTCAATCTCAACCTGCATCCTGATTACTTCTTCGGCAATCAGGCCTATGCGGACGTGGGTGCCAGCGCCCTGGCCGGCACCATCGCCGGTGCGCAGCGCGAGGGTCCGGCCTATGCCGACAACCTCTACCGCATGTGCGGCGACTGGATGCGCGGCACCGAACCAGCGCCGCCGGGCCAGTCGTTGATGCCGGGCAAGCGCACCATGGGCCGGCACACCTTCGAACTGCTGCGGATGGACGGTCATACCGCTGACGACCTGGTAGTGCTGGACCGCAGCGCCGGCATCGTGTTCGCGGGTGGCGTGGCATTCCGCGAGCGGGTGCCGACCACACCGCATGCGGATCTCAAGCGCTGGCTGGCGAGCCTGGACCGGCTGCAGGCGCTGCTGCGAGAGAGCGGCGCGCGGCTGCTGATCCCCAGCCACGGGCCGGCGCTCGGCAGCGCGGATGCCATCGCGCAGACCCGCGGCTACCTGCACTGGCTGGACGCCCGCATGACCGGGGCGGCATCGCAAGGGCGCGACCTGGCGGAGGTGATCGCCATGCCCGTGCCGAACGAGTATGCCCGTTGGGGCGCCATGCCTGCCGAGTACCTGCGCAACGTGACGCATCTCTACCCGGCTTATGAGGACGCCGCGCTGACGCATTGAAGCGGGTCCGTTGCGCTGTTCAATTCCGCAACAGCGTCAACGCAGTGTCCCGCGCTGGTACGCCGCCGGGGTGAGCGCAGGCCATCGCAGGGGCCAGTTGCCAGTGTTTTCCACTGGCACGGGAATTGCCAAGAGTCTGTCTGGTGTGCGTGGCGCACCGTGGAAGATCGACAACAAGACAGAGGAGCAGACAATGAGGACGTTAAGGGTGATGATGGTGGTCGCGGCGACTGCCGCGAGCCTGGCGGCACACGCCGCCGTGACCGATGCCATGATCGAGAACGATGCGAAGTCGGCGGGCGACGTGCTGTCGTGGGGGATGGGCACGCAAGGCCAGCGCTTTTCCACGCTGACCCGCATCAACACAAAGAACGTCATCCAACTGGTGCCGGCCTGGTCGTTCTCCTTTGGCGGCGAAAAGCAGCGCGGGCAGGAATCGCAGCCGCTGATCCACGACGGCAAGATGTTCGTGACCGCCTCTTACTCCCGCATCTACGCACTCGACCTGAAGACCGGCAGCAAGCTGTGGAAATACGAGCACCGTCTGCCCGAAGGGATCATGCCCTGCTGCGACGTGGTCAACCGCGGCGCGGCCCTGTACGACAACCTGGTCATCTTCGGCACGCTCGACGCGCAACTGGTGGCGCTCGACCAGAAGACCGGCAAGGTGGTGTGGAAGGAAAAATCGAGGACTATGCCGCAGGCTACTCCTACACCGCGGCGCCCTTGATCGTCAAAGGCATGGTGCTCACCGGCGTCTCGGGCGGCGAGTTCGGCGTAGTTGGCCGGGTCGAGGCGCGCGATGCCAGGACCGGCCAGATGGTGTGGTCCAGGCCGGTGGTGGAAGGCCATATGGGCTACAAGTACGACAAGGACGGCAACAAGACCGAGAACGGCGTGACTGGCACCCTGAACGCCAGCTGGCCCGGCGAGACCTGGAAGACCGGCGGCGGCGCCACCTGGCTCGGCGGCACTTACGATCCGCAGACTGGCCTGGTCTACTTCGGCACCGGCAATCCCGGGCCTTGGAACAGCCACATCCGCAAGGGCGACAACCTGTACTCGGCCTCGACCGTGGCGCTCGACCCGGCTACCGGCAATATCGTCTGGCACTACCAGAACACCCCCAACGATGGCTGGGACTTTGACGGCGTCAACGAGTTCGTGACCTTTGACCAGGACGGGAAGCGGCTCGGCGGCAAAGCCGATCGCAACGGCTTCTTCTACGTCAATGACGCCCGGAACGGCAAACTGGTCAACGCCTTCCCCTTCGTCAAGAAGATCACCTGGGCAAGCAGCATCGACCTCAAGACCGGACGGCCCAATATGATCGCGGAAAGCCGCCCGGGCGATCCGGCCGCCGGCAGCGATCCGAAGAAGGGCCAGTCCGTCTTCGCCGCCCCCGGCTTCCTTGGCGGCAAGAACCAGCAGCCGATGGCCTACAGCCCGCAGACCGGCCTGTTCTATGTGCCGGCCAATGAATGGGGCATGGATATCTGGAATGAACCTGTCGGGTACAAGAAGGGCGCCGCCTTCCTCGGTGCCGGCTTCACCATCCATCCGCTCAACGAGGACTACATCGGCGCGCTGCGCGCGATCAATCCCAAGACCGGCAAGATCGAGTGGGAAGTCAAGAATTACGCGCCGCTGTGGGGCGGGGTGATGACCACTGCTGGCGGCCTGGTGTTCTGGGGCACGCCGGAAGGCTACTTGAAAGCGGCCGATGCCAAGACCGGCAAGGAACTGTGGAAGTTCCAGACCGGCAGCGGCGTGGTGGCGCCCCCGGTCACCTGGGAAGACGGCGGCGAGCAGTATGTGGCGGTGGTGTCGGGCTGGGGCGGCGCCGTGCCGCTGTGGGGCGGGGAAGTTGCCAAACGCGTGAATTTCCTGGAGCAGGGCGGCTCGGTGTGGGTGTTCAAGCTGCACAAGAGCTGAACGTTGCCGGGAGCCACGCAGTGAAACTGCCCTGCGCGTGCCGGCATCGCAGACCGATGTCGGCACACGCAGGGGTTGGTCGATCAACAGAGAATTGGGATGTGTGCATGCAGAAGGTGAAAGGACTCTTATCGTTGTCGGTCGCGGTGCTGGTGGCCCTGTGTGTGGCTCGGGCCGAAGCAGCGCCCGATATGCAGGCGCTGGCGGACCAGAGCGGTTGCTTTTCTTGTCACAGCATGAAGGCCAAGGTAGTGGGGCCGGGCTTTGCCGAGGTAGCGGACAAGTACAAGGGGGACGGGGAAGCGCCCGAGCGGCTCGCGAAGAAGATCCGTGAGGGCGGAAAAGGGGTTTGGGGGCGAATTCCCATGCCGTCGCACGAAAATATCAGCGAAGCGGATGCCAGGAAGCTGGCACGGTGGGTTCTGAGTATCGGATGAGCATTGGAAGAGACCGGTGCCTGACCTGACGGTCGGATAAAAACCGGATACGAAGGAAGAATTTGCAAAGAAGTTTCACATCGGCCCGAACGGCTGCCCAGGCACGGCGTGAAACGTCTTTGATTTTTGGTTCATCAGACTTTCGTGTGGGTCCTCCATCCGAGCGAGAGCGACACGAAGCAATGCGCTGGTTTGCTCCCTCTCCCATGAAATGGGAGAGGGGCCGAGGAGAGGGTGGGCGCTCGCTCAAGGTGAAGCGCCTCACTCTTGCGGATGCCCGCCCTCTCCCTCAACCCCTCTCCCGCTGCGCGGGAGAGGGAGCTACGCCTGCGCGAGATTGCACGCGATCGCTCTTGCAACGCCTGCGCCGGACTTCACCCGACGACCCACACAGAAGTCTGAAGAACCGATTTTTTGTGCTCCGTTTTTTACTTCCGGCTTTCGCTACCAGGACGGCCCGCTTCGCTGCTTAGCCTGAGCGAATTCCCATCGCTGCGGAAGACCATCCCGTGCTCCTGCCCGCGCGCCTGTACCTCGGCCAGCCTGCCCTGTAGCACGATCTCCATGACCCTCCCATGTTCTCCCGACCGATCGCAGACCGGATCCGTGGCGGCGGAATCGCCGGTCAGCAGGAACGCCTGGCAGCGGCACCCGCCATGGTCTTCCGCCTGCGAATCGCAGGAACGGCAAGGCTCGGGTAGCCAGTGCGTGCCGCGAAAGCGCTGGAAGGCGTCGCTCTCGCGCCAGATCTCCCGCAGCGGCCGCGCGGTGACGTTCGGCAGGTCAAGGCCCGGCAGCATGCGGGCCGCGTGGCAGGGCAGCGCGAGGCCGTCTGGCGCGACGCCCAGGAAGGTGGTGCCCCAGCCGTTCATGCATTTCTTGGGCCGTTGCTCGAAGTAGTCGGGCACCACGAACAGGATCTGGCACCGGTTGCCGATGCGTGCCCGGTACGCATTCACGACCGCCTCGGCTTCGCGCAGCTGCTCGTGCGTGGGCATCAGCGCCTGGCGGTTCTCCCAGGCCCAGCCGTAGTACTGGGTGTTGGCCAGTTCCAGGTATTCCGCGCCCATCTCCAGCGCCATCTCGATGATGGCGCCGACGTGGGGCAGGTTGTGCCGGTGCAGCACGCAGTTCATCACCATCGGGTAGCCGTGCGCCTTGATCAGGCGGGCCACGCGCTGCTTCAGGTTGAAGGTGCGGGTGCTGGAGAGAAAGTCGTTGAGCTCGCGGCTGGAATCCTGGAACGATAGCTGAATATGGTCAAGCCCGGCGGCGCGCAAGGCGGCCAGCCGGGCATCCGTCAGACCGATGCCGGAGGTGATGAGGTTGGTGTAGAAGCCGAGCCCGTGGGCATGCTCGACCAGTTCTTCCAGGTCTTTGCGCAGCAGGGGTTCGCCGCCCGACAGGCCCAATTGCACGGCGCCCAGCGCGCGCGCTTGGGTGAAGACGTCGCGCCACTGCGCAGTGTCGAGCTCGGCGTCGTGCCGGGCATAGTCCACCGGATTGGAGCAGAAGGCGCAATGGAGCGGGCAGCGGTAGGTCAGTTCCGCCAGCAGCCATAGTGGTGGGCCGGGCGGCGCTGGCGATGCTGGTGGCTCAGACCAGCCAGCCGCGTTCGATGGCATGTTTGACAAAGGCGTGTACCTCCGGTGCGATACCCTGCACGCCGAAGGCGGACTGCAGGTCGTCGATCAGCATGTCGAGCGTATGGCTGCCGTCGCAGCGTTGCAGGATGGCGGCCGCGCTGTCGTTGAGCGTGACCATGCCTTCGGGATACAGCAGGATCCAGCTCTGCTGGGCGTCTTCCCACTGCAGGCGGAAGGTCCGGTGCAGCGTTGGCTTGGCCAGGTCGGCTTCGGTCGGGGTCATGGGCAGGCGAGTTGGATGGCGTCGAGCATCGACCACAGGATGTCGAGCTTGAATTTCAGGATCTCCAGCGCGCGCTGCTGCTGCTCGTGCGTGCGGAAGTAGCCAAGGGTCACGCGCAGGCCGTGATCGACGTCGCGCTGCGCGAGCGGAATGCGGGAGCGGAAATAATCCAGACCTTGCGCTTCGATCCAGGGATAGTGCCCAGGCCAGCCGGCGAGGCGCTCCTTGTGGATCTGCGGGGCGAACATCTCCGTCAGGGAGGAGCACACGGCCTCCTGCCAGGGCGCGCGGCGCGCGAAGTTCACATAGGCGTCGACGGCGAAACGCACGCCGGGCAGTACATGCCGGTGCGACCACAGCTCCTCGCGCGTGAGCCCCACCGCCAGGCCCAGCCGCAACCAGGCTTCGATGCCGCCTTCCTGGGTTTCGGTGCCGTCATGGTCCAGGATGCGCACGACCCACCCGCGGCGCGTCGCCCGGTCGGGGCAGTTGGCGAGGACGGCGGCGTCCTTGAGCGGGATGCTGGCCTGGTAGTAGAAGCGGTTGGCCACCCACGCGCGAATCTGCTCCGGCGTGCATTGCCCGGCCGCCAGGCGCAGGTTGAAGGGGTGGTGGATGTGATAGTCCGTTTCTTTCGCGCGCAGGCGCGCTTCGAATTCGGCGGTGCTCCAGGCCGTGGCTTGTGTCATAGCGTGATTTCCATGCCGTCGTATGCCACCTCGATGCCGTGGTCCGCCAGCAGGCTGCGCTGCGGCGAGTCTTCCACCAGGATCGGGTTTGTGTTGTTGATGTGGATCAGGATCTTGCGGGCCGCAGGCAGGCGGTCGAGTGTCTCGATCATGCCGCCGGGGCCGGACAGCGCGAGATGCCCCATGTCGGCGGCGGTCTTGGCGGAGAAGCCAAGCTGCTGCATTTCGTCGGCGCGCCAGAAGGTGCCGTCCACCAGCACCACG from Cupriavidus sp. D39 includes the following:
- the pqqD gene encoding pyrroloquinoline quinone biosynthesis peptide chaperone PqqD — translated: MTPTEADLAKPTLHRTFRLQWEDAQQSWILLYPEGMVTLNDSAAAILQRCDGSHTLDMLIDDLQSAFGVQGIAPEVHAFVKHAIERGWLV
- a CDS encoding ABC transporter substrate-binding protein — its product is MISPLTRLRWLAVFALLASAARAADVRVAVVSMAADARYEPRRMEQRYPGQPQGRPLEGARVAVAESRFAHRAAGQVLRLDAQEANGEAEVAPLVAALARQGTRFILLDLPAPAVRLAARAVKPGEALLFNVSADDDELRGAGCAPHLLHTLPSRRMQADALMQYLALRKWRRALLLSGPSPADAEQRAALTQAARRFGIAWSAQRAFKLSNDPREREQGNLNLLTTGVDYDVVVVADADGEFARSVPYAAQLPRPVVGASGLTAQAWHWAWERNGGPQLNRRFIKAAGRPMTGYDWAAWVAVKAIAESVARQPKAGFAGQAEALVSEAVVVDGFKGPPLSFRRWDRQLRQPVLLAHPDGVIGVAPVEGVLHPRNHLDTLGADAADTACRPGK
- a CDS encoding quinoprotein dehydrogenase-associated SoxYZ-like carrier codes for the protein MRRAAAWPMAAGLAFAVAGAWASDSRDPFQSPQWTLIHREVLQLAPVVFDTRVKVTGPAFAEDPMRVPVAFDASALGEVDRVVVAVDRNPIRTVLEFEPLKVRPSLSFRFKLEQASPVRVAARTRDGIWHVGGVMVDASGGGCTVPGVTRRDGSWSTTLNRVESRVFPGFGGSGGRVRLRVMHPMDTGLVAGIPAFHIESLTISDAARQPMLRLALHEPVAENPIFSFDLREVMERGMMVSGRDNNGNRFAAQVTP
- a CDS encoding c-type cytochrome, giving the protein MQKVKGLLSLSVAVLVALCVARAEAAPDMQALADQSGCFSCHSMKAKVVGPGFAEVADKYKGDGEAPERLAKKIREGGKGVWGRIPMPSHENISEADARKLARWVLSIG
- a CDS encoding PQQ-dependent catabolism-associated beta-propeller protein, producing the protein MNKPPTLGWIACATLAAMLLLIAAGVAGAADSRNATGQVFVSSEKDDAVAAYSATSRQLIAVWRQCKRPRHLQLSPDRRRLYVACSDDNRVDVVDVASRKTVASLPVGDDPELFDLSPDGRTLYVSNEEDGLLSAYDIASGKRVFAIKVGEEPEGVKASPDGKRVYVASEVANLVHVIDVASRKLVRNIQVGNRPRRLLLVMDGKELWVTNELAASVSVIRTDTLEVVRTIAFAPKGLRAEDVTPVGLTASGDGKRAYIGLGRANHVAVVDVASYRVLDYVLVGRRAWGLALTRDNALLYVANGLSDDVSVVDTASNKAVATLKAGRVPHSVAIDD
- the pqqE gene encoding pyrroloquinoline quinone biosynthesis protein PqqE; translated protein: MPSNAAGWSEPPASPAPPGPPLWLLAELTYRCPLHCAFCSNPVDYARHDAELDTAQWRDVFTQARALGAVQLGLSGGEPLLRKDLEELVEHAHGLGFYTNLITSGIGLTDARLAALRAAGLDHIQLSFQDSSRELNDFLSSTRTFNLKQRVARLIKAHGYPMVMNCVLHRHNLPHVGAIIEMALEMGAEYLELANTQYYGWAWENRQALMPTHEQLREAEAVVNAYRARIGNRCQILFVVPDYFEQRPKKCMNGWGTTFLGVAPDGLALPCHAARMLPGLDLPNVTARPLREIWRESDAFQRFRGTHWLPEPCRSCDSQAEDHGGCRCQAFLLTGDSAATDPVCDRSGEHGRVMEIVLQGRLAEVQARGQEHGMVFRSDGNSLRLSSEAGRPGSESRK
- the pqqC gene encoding pyrroloquinoline-quinone synthase PqqC, yielding MTQATAWSTAEFEARLRAKETDYHIHHPFNLRLAAGQCTPEQIRAWVANRFYYQASIPLKDAAVLANCPDRATRRGWVVRILDHDGTETQEGGIEAWLRLGLAVGLTREELWSHRHVLPGVRFAVDAYVNFARRAPWQEAVCSSLTEMFAPQIHKERLAGWPGHYPWIEAQGLDYFRSRIPLAQRDVDHGLRVTLGYFRTHEQQQRALEILKFKLDILWSMLDAIQLACP
- a CDS encoding quinoprotein relay system zinc metallohydrolase 1 translates to MRRALGILLLLAAQAAGAQVGDYRLAPRQIAADVWLLEGANADFSPDNGCNIINTAFVDTGDGVVVINTGPSRLYGEQQRRAIASVTAAPVRLVLNLNLHPDYFFGNQAYADVGASALAGTIAGAQREGPAYADNLYRMCGDWMRGTEPAPPGQSLMPGKRTMGRHTFELLRMDGHTADDLVVLDRSAGIVFAGGVAFRERVPTTPHADLKRWLASLDRLQALLRESGARLLIPSHGPALGSADAIAQTRGYLHWLDARMTGAASQGRDLAEVIAMPVPNEYARWGAMPAEYLRNVTHLYPAYEDAALTH
- a CDS encoding ABC transporter permease, translated to MTTTLIHAWRALRAVAGRELHKFFRQPGRLFSSLVRPLLWLLVFAAGFQNALGVAIVPPYDTYVEYKVYVTPGLLGMIALFNGMQSSLAMVYDREMGVMRLLLTAPLPRAWLLACKLAAGTLLSVLQMLAFLLVAMAFDVTFAPAFLPGALAVMVLAALMLGALGLLLSVHVRQLENFAGTMNFVIFPMFFISSALYPLWKLEESGATVVYQLARFNPFTHAVESTRFALYGQIAPVSLAVMAGCAAVFFALALLGYDPQRGMVRRARQAGG
- a CDS encoding ABC transporter ATP-binding protein, which translates into the protein MAAGSPLALRCEAVRKRFGSQHALDGVSLDVRRGEFVALLGPNGAGKTTLFQILSGLFVADAGRVTVMGVEMQHHPVRALARLGIVFQQPAIDLDLSVLSNLHFHAGLHGLPRRVAAPRIARLLDDFGLAERAGAPVRELSGGNRRKVELARALLHEPAVLLMDEPTVGLDPASRAQIVADARRLAVQAQAGVLWATHLVQEVEQADRVIVLHRGAVRFDGTPGALRGAAECDSLEQAFLALTTFPAVPTRATERVPA
- a CDS encoding tripartite tricarboxylate transporter substrate binding protein, with product MLRRLALALLLCFGLAHAPASRAGGPERYPVRPIKLIVPWPAGGATDISMRVLAELAGRELGQPIVVENKPGAGGTLVGGALAAARPDGYTIGQLPLTVYRFAHQQKTSWQPLRDIQPVLMISGYTFGIVVPADSQFHTLDDLIAWGRAHPGALTVGSTGIGTTAHFAMEDVLGRSGVRYVHVPYRGTADQMLAVANGSLMAGVNSTGFAPFVDSGRMRLLAVFSAQRSARWPDVPTVSELGFDHAIHNSPYGIGVPRGTDPLIVSRLHDALRIAMQQPRHVAELARYDQELTYLNTAGYETYLQRAWEAERRFAERVGTVQPKEHL